One region of Gossypium raimondii isolate GPD5lz chromosome 6, ASM2569854v1, whole genome shotgun sequence genomic DNA includes:
- the LOC105774320 gene encoding probable acyl-[acyl-carrier-protein]--UDP-N-acetylglucosamine O-acyltransferase, mitochondrial isoform X1, whose amino-acid sequence MNSLLKFRRPLSSSLTSLSLQRLSTTLHYAFEEKKEGTSFIHPTAIVHPNAVIGQGVSVGPLCTIGPSAKLGNGCQMHPSSHIFGNTELGSHCVLMTGAVVGDDLPGHTVIGCNNIIGHHAVVGIKCQDMKYKLGDECFLDVGDNNEIREFTSIHRSSKSRDGTVIGDNNLIMGSCHIAHDCKIGNNNIFANTTLLAGHVIVEDYVHTGGATVVHQFCYIGSFSFIGGGSVVSQDVPKYMMVSGDRAELRGLNFEGLRRCGFQVTEIKSLRTAYRKIFMPSNTNSMGFDERLSEVEHNEDLGSVPAVCSMLQSIRDSFTENRRGICKFRQWSSS is encoded by the exons ATGAATTCCCTGCTCAAGTTTCGAAGGCCTTTAAGTTCTTCTCTCACTTCACTATCTTTGCAGCGCCTCTCTACAACTCTCCACT ATGCTTTCGAAGAGAAAAAGGAGGGGACGAGCTTTATACACCCCACTGCAATTGTTCATCCCAATGCTGTGATTGGCCAG GGTGTTTCAGTAGGTCCTTTATGTACAATTGGTCCTTCGGCAAAACTAGGAAATGGGTGTCAAATGCATCCTTCCAGCCATATTTTTGGGAATACAGAATTGGGGAGCCACTGCGTTTTGATGAC TGGTGCGGTGGTTGGTGATGATCTTCCTGGGCATACTGTAATAGGATGCAATAACATCATCGGGCATCATGCCGTGGTTGGTATTAAATGCCAAGACATGAAGTACAAG TTAGGGGATGAATGTTTTCTTGATGTTGGGGACAACAATGAGATCAGAGAATTTACTTCAATCCACCGATCTTCAAAGTCACGTGATGGAACG GTTATTGGTGATAACAATCTCATCATGGGGTCTTGTCATATTGCACATGACTGCAAAATTGGTAACAATAATATATTTGCTAATACCACTCTCCTGGCAGGACATGTCATCGTGGAG GACTATGTGCACACTGGAGGAGCTACTGTTGTTCATCAATTTTGTTATATTGGCTCATTTTCTTTCATCGGTGGTGGATCAGTG GTTTCGCAAGATGTCCCAAAGTACATGATGGTTTCTGGAGATAGAGCTGAGCTTCGTGGTTTGAATTTTGAGGGTCTTCGGCGTTGTGGATTCCAAGTCACAGAG ATTAAGAGTTTGAGAACAGCttatagaaaaattttcatGCCCAGCAACACAAATTCTATGGGTTTCGATGAGCGTCTTTCTGAAGTG GAACATAATGAAGATTTGGGCAGCGTTCCTGCTGTATGTTCCATGCTCCAGTCCATTCGTGATTCTTTTACTGAAAATCGTCGTGGAATATGCAAATTCAGACAATGGAGCAGTTCTTGA
- the LOC105774320 gene encoding probable acyl-[acyl-carrier-protein]--UDP-N-acetylglucosamine O-acyltransferase, mitochondrial isoform X2 has product MNSLLKFRRPLSSSLTSLSLQRLSTTLHYAFEEKKEGTSFIHPTAIVHPNAVIGQGVSVGPLCTIGPSAKLGNGCQMHPSSHIFGNTELGSHCVLMTGAVVGDDLPGHTVIGCNNIIGHHAVVGIKCQDMKYKLGDECFLDVGDNNEIREFTSIHRSSKSRDGTVIGDNNLIMGSCHIAHDCKIGNNNIFANTTLLAGHVIVEVSQDVPKYMMVSGDRAELRGLNFEGLRRCGFQVTEIKSLRTAYRKIFMPSNTNSMGFDERLSEVEHNEDLGSVPAVCSMLQSIRDSFTENRRGICKFRQWSSS; this is encoded by the exons ATGAATTCCCTGCTCAAGTTTCGAAGGCCTTTAAGTTCTTCTCTCACTTCACTATCTTTGCAGCGCCTCTCTACAACTCTCCACT ATGCTTTCGAAGAGAAAAAGGAGGGGACGAGCTTTATACACCCCACTGCAATTGTTCATCCCAATGCTGTGATTGGCCAG GGTGTTTCAGTAGGTCCTTTATGTACAATTGGTCCTTCGGCAAAACTAGGAAATGGGTGTCAAATGCATCCTTCCAGCCATATTTTTGGGAATACAGAATTGGGGAGCCACTGCGTTTTGATGAC TGGTGCGGTGGTTGGTGATGATCTTCCTGGGCATACTGTAATAGGATGCAATAACATCATCGGGCATCATGCCGTGGTTGGTATTAAATGCCAAGACATGAAGTACAAG TTAGGGGATGAATGTTTTCTTGATGTTGGGGACAACAATGAGATCAGAGAATTTACTTCAATCCACCGATCTTCAAAGTCACGTGATGGAACG GTTATTGGTGATAACAATCTCATCATGGGGTCTTGTCATATTGCACATGACTGCAAAATTGGTAACAATAATATATTTGCTAATACCACTCTCCTGGCAGGACATGTCATCGTGGAG GTTTCGCAAGATGTCCCAAAGTACATGATGGTTTCTGGAGATAGAGCTGAGCTTCGTGGTTTGAATTTTGAGGGTCTTCGGCGTTGTGGATTCCAAGTCACAGAG ATTAAGAGTTTGAGAACAGCttatagaaaaattttcatGCCCAGCAACACAAATTCTATGGGTTTCGATGAGCGTCTTTCTGAAGTG GAACATAATGAAGATTTGGGCAGCGTTCCTGCTGTATGTTCCATGCTCCAGTCCATTCGTGATTCTTTTACTGAAAATCGTCGTGGAATATGCAAATTCAGACAATGGAGCAGTTCTTGA
- the LOC105774320 gene encoding probable acyl-[acyl-carrier-protein]--UDP-N-acetylglucosamine O-acyltransferase, mitochondrial isoform X3, protein MHPSSHIFGNTELGSHCVLMTGAVVGDDLPGHTVIGCNNIIGHHAVVGIKCQDMKYKLGDECFLDVGDNNEIREFTSIHRSSKSRDGTVIGDNNLIMGSCHIAHDCKIGNNNIFANTTLLAGHVIVEDYVHTGGATVVHQFCYIGSFSFIGGGSVVSQDVPKYMMVSGDRAELRGLNFEGLRRCGFQVTEIKSLRTAYRKIFMPSNTNSMGFDERLSEVEHNEDLGSVPAVCSMLQSIRDSFTENRRGICKFRQWSSS, encoded by the exons ATGCATCCTTCCAGCCATATTTTTGGGAATACAGAATTGGGGAGCCACTGCGTTTTGATGAC TGGTGCGGTGGTTGGTGATGATCTTCCTGGGCATACTGTAATAGGATGCAATAACATCATCGGGCATCATGCCGTGGTTGGTATTAAATGCCAAGACATGAAGTACAAG TTAGGGGATGAATGTTTTCTTGATGTTGGGGACAACAATGAGATCAGAGAATTTACTTCAATCCACCGATCTTCAAAGTCACGTGATGGAACG GTTATTGGTGATAACAATCTCATCATGGGGTCTTGTCATATTGCACATGACTGCAAAATTGGTAACAATAATATATTTGCTAATACCACTCTCCTGGCAGGACATGTCATCGTGGAG GACTATGTGCACACTGGAGGAGCTACTGTTGTTCATCAATTTTGTTATATTGGCTCATTTTCTTTCATCGGTGGTGGATCAGTG GTTTCGCAAGATGTCCCAAAGTACATGATGGTTTCTGGAGATAGAGCTGAGCTTCGTGGTTTGAATTTTGAGGGTCTTCGGCGTTGTGGATTCCAAGTCACAGAG ATTAAGAGTTTGAGAACAGCttatagaaaaattttcatGCCCAGCAACACAAATTCTATGGGTTTCGATGAGCGTCTTTCTGAAGTG GAACATAATGAAGATTTGGGCAGCGTTCCTGCTGTATGTTCCATGCTCCAGTCCATTCGTGATTCTTTTACTGAAAATCGTCGTGGAATATGCAAATTCAGACAATGGAGCAGTTCTTGA